A region from the Actinoplanes sp. OR16 genome encodes:
- a CDS encoding phosphotransferase family protein — protein sequence MRSPTQRSLTLDDVAAIVREGLGCDVSAGAELTGGGFATVWRATLRSGDAVVVKVGPPPEAPLLGYERQLLPAEAEYLRIVRAEVPGVPVPEVLATSALGAEPSWLITTLLPGRPLTEGDSPEARRQLGAAVARVQTVTGPRFGYTGDRPSGESWPAVFAAMVDQLRADADHWNVPLPSLDGLLARHHDALAEVTRPALLHWDLWDGNVLVAPDGSLSGVVDGERFLYGDPLLDLVSPALFRRIEDEPEHPFLAGYARTEPWTSAALVRLALYRVHLYTLMLTEGPSRGIPAGGERHDYLTGLLTAELKHLS from the coding sequence ATGCGCAGTCCGACTCAGCGATCTCTCACCCTCGACGACGTCGCCGCGATCGTCCGCGAAGGCCTCGGCTGCGATGTCAGCGCCGGCGCCGAGCTCACCGGGGGTGGTTTCGCCACCGTCTGGAGGGCCACTCTCCGCTCCGGAGATGCTGTCGTGGTCAAGGTGGGACCTCCGCCGGAGGCTCCCCTTCTGGGGTACGAGCGGCAGCTGCTGCCGGCCGAAGCCGAGTATCTCCGGATCGTCCGCGCCGAGGTGCCGGGTGTGCCCGTCCCCGAGGTCCTGGCCACCTCGGCCCTCGGCGCCGAACCGTCCTGGCTGATCACCACCCTGCTGCCCGGCCGGCCGCTCACCGAGGGCGACTCCCCCGAGGCCCGCAGGCAGCTGGGCGCCGCCGTGGCACGGGTGCAGACGGTGACCGGCCCGCGCTTCGGCTACACCGGCGACCGCCCGTCCGGCGAATCCTGGCCCGCCGTCTTCGCGGCGATGGTCGATCAGCTGCGCGCCGACGCCGACCACTGGAACGTGCCGCTGCCATCCCTCGACGGCCTCCTCGCCCGCCACCACGACGCCCTCGCCGAAGTCACCCGGCCCGCGCTGCTGCACTGGGACCTGTGGGACGGGAACGTGCTGGTGGCGCCGGACGGCTCACTGAGCGGGGTGGTCGACGGCGAACGCTTTCTCTACGGCGACCCGCTGCTCGACCTGGTCTCCCCCGCCCTCTTCCGGCGCATCGAGGACGAGCCGGAGCATCCCTTCCTGGCCGGGTACGCCCGGACCGAGCCGTGGACCAGCGCCGCGCTCGTCCGGCTGGCGCTGTACCGCGTCCACCTCTACACGCTGATGCTCACCGAGGGTCCGAGCCGGGGCATCCCGGCCGGCGGTGAACGCCACGACTACCTCACCGGTCTCCTGACCGCCGAGCTGAAGCACCTGTCCTGA
- a CDS encoding prolyl oligopeptidase family serine peptidase, with amino-acid sequence MGGQLSRVDVTVLPVGWSDPSGPRQESEVAGNWSPTLSPDGRHLAYVSDRGGVPAVWVQPVGSDLTFRVDTGPEPVAAVRWSSGGGWLACEITPGGAPRHEIWLVRPDGSDLHQVAGFGADTAENMRWLPGRPVLALTENLTTAVLIDVVQETRTVVARGELLALLDMDPAGRFALLRYGPRGAREIVLRDLGSGVEKPVTRGERAVFSPGGGCVYALSQDGERPVLLRIDGDAVEAMTGDRPTGVARLAMKERSPTAAAGTVTDRSATDEPVGMSPGEVEDFAVTADGRTSAVLWNVRGGESEVALIGLDHDGDRVPELISPLPGLVVGELAWSFDGSTLAFTAEGPGQPHGVWVWDRATGRVSAVSADAAAPDAVRPTLEVFPAHDGLTLTGWLFRPRTAGPHPTVLWLHGGPEAQERPGHGPLFQSLVNRGIAVFAANVRGSSGFGRSFVDADNGALRYAAIEDVRTCAGYLRDSGVSTSLGCMGRSYGGYLTLAALTTFPDLFDVGIDVCGMSDFETFYRHTEPWIAAAAVSKYGDPVRDADLLRDLSPMTRIDRLRTPLLVVHGENDSNVPVIEAEQVVKALAERGVEHRYLLFPGEGHELLHRSSRAEYLREVLAWLETHLVTVEKESR; translated from the coding sequence ATGGGTGGTCAGCTCAGCCGTGTCGATGTCACCGTGCTACCGGTGGGCTGGAGTGATCCATCCGGCCCCCGGCAGGAGTCGGAGGTCGCCGGCAACTGGTCACCCACCCTCTCCCCGGACGGCCGGCATCTGGCGTACGTCTCCGACCGCGGCGGTGTCCCGGCCGTCTGGGTGCAGCCGGTCGGCAGCGACCTGACCTTCCGGGTCGACACCGGTCCCGAGCCGGTCGCCGCGGTGCGCTGGTCGTCCGGCGGCGGCTGGCTGGCCTGCGAGATCACTCCCGGCGGCGCACCCCGGCACGAGATCTGGCTGGTCCGGCCGGACGGCTCCGACCTGCACCAGGTGGCCGGGTTCGGCGCGGACACCGCGGAGAACATGCGCTGGCTGCCGGGCCGGCCGGTGCTCGCGCTGACCGAGAACCTCACCACCGCGGTCCTCATCGACGTGGTGCAGGAGACCCGGACGGTGGTCGCGCGGGGAGAGCTTCTCGCGCTTCTGGACATGGATCCGGCCGGGCGCTTCGCGCTTCTGCGGTACGGACCCCGTGGCGCGCGGGAGATCGTGCTGCGCGATCTCGGCAGTGGCGTGGAGAAGCCGGTGACGCGGGGCGAGCGGGCCGTGTTCAGTCCCGGTGGCGGCTGCGTCTACGCGCTCAGCCAGGACGGCGAGCGCCCGGTGCTGCTGCGGATCGACGGCGACGCCGTGGAGGCGATGACCGGTGACCGGCCGACCGGCGTGGCCCGGCTCGCCATGAAGGAGAGGTCTCCCACCGCGGCCGCCGGAACGGTCACGGACCGCTCGGCCACCGACGAGCCGGTCGGCATGTCTCCCGGTGAGGTCGAGGATTTCGCGGTGACGGCCGACGGGCGTACCTCCGCGGTGTTGTGGAACGTGCGTGGCGGAGAGTCGGAGGTCGCGCTGATCGGCCTGGACCACGACGGTGATCGCGTCCCGGAGCTGATCTCGCCGCTGCCGGGCCTGGTGGTCGGCGAGCTCGCGTGGAGTTTCGACGGATCGACGCTCGCGTTCACGGCGGAGGGGCCGGGGCAGCCGCACGGCGTCTGGGTCTGGGATCGCGCGACCGGCCGGGTCAGCGCGGTCTCGGCGGACGCCGCGGCGCCCGATGCGGTCCGGCCGACCCTGGAAGTCTTCCCGGCGCACGACGGGCTCACGCTGACCGGCTGGCTCTTCCGGCCGCGCACCGCCGGGCCGCACCCGACCGTGCTCTGGCTGCACGGCGGCCCGGAAGCGCAGGAGAGGCCTGGTCACGGCCCACTCTTCCAGTCGCTGGTGAACCGGGGCATCGCCGTCTTCGCCGCCAACGTCCGCGGGTCGTCGGGATTCGGGCGGAGTTTCGTGGACGCCGACAACGGCGCGCTGCGGTACGCGGCGATCGAAGACGTCCGGACGTGCGCCGGCTACCTCCGCGATTCCGGCGTCAGCACCTCGCTGGGCTGCATGGGCCGCTCCTACGGCGGCTACCTCACGCTGGCGGCGCTGACCACGTTCCCGGATCTCTTCGACGTCGGCATCGACGTGTGCGGCATGTCCGACTTCGAGACGTTCTACCGGCACACCGAGCCGTGGATCGCCGCCGCTGCCGTCAGCAAGTACGGCGATCCGGTCCGCGACGCCGACCTGCTGCGTGATCTGTCGCCGATGACGCGCATCGACCGGCTGCGCACGCCGCTGCTCGTCGTGCACGGCGAGAACGACAGCAACGTGCCGGTGATCGAGGCGGAACAGGTGGTCAAGGCCCTGGCCGAGCGCGGGGTCGAGCACCGCTACCTGCTCTTCCCCGGCGAGGGCCACGAGCTGCTGCACCGGTCGTCGCGGGCGGAGTACCTGCGCGAGGTGCTCGCGTGGCTGGAGACGCACCTCGTCACGGTGGAGAAGGAGTCACGGTGA
- a CDS encoding FAD-dependent oxidoreductase, protein MGHAAILTVDDDPSVSRAIARDLRRRYGDQYRIIRASSASEALDVLRELKLRGGRVAVMLADYRMPQMNGIEFLEQAMDLFPHARRALLTAYADTDAAIQAINVVDVDHYLLKPWDPPEEKLYPVIDALLDAWQATGDTELPDIRVVGHRWSEPSYQIRDFLARNLVPYKYFGADEPEGRRLLEAANAGPESIPLVVTADGKALSQPSVQQVAEAAGLSTTPGRDFYDLIIVGGGPAGLGAAVYGGSEGLKTLLVERRAVGGQAGQSSRIENYLGFPDGISGAQLTERARRQSDKFAAETLNTREVVGLRADGSARTLTLADGREISSHAVLLSTGVSYRPLVAEGIADLTGSGVFYGSASTEGPACAGTDVYIVGGANSAGQAALFFAKYARKVTLLVRGDSLESSMSYYLIQQLARIENIEVRTRCEVIGAHGDGHLQAITICDSKDGTKKTVECGYLFVFIGAEPRTDWLGDTVARDEKGFIRTGPDLVANGERPRGWDRDRDPFYLESSVPGIFAAGDVRANSIKRVASAVGEGAMAVALVHRYLEAQ, encoded by the coding sequence ATGGGCCATGCCGCGATCCTGACCGTCGACGACGACCCTTCCGTCTCCCGTGCCATCGCACGCGACCTGCGCCGCCGCTACGGCGACCAGTACCGGATCATCCGGGCCTCGTCCGCCTCCGAAGCCCTCGACGTGCTGCGCGAGCTGAAACTCCGCGGCGGCCGGGTCGCGGTCATGCTCGCCGACTACCGGATGCCGCAGATGAACGGCATCGAGTTCCTGGAGCAGGCGATGGACCTGTTCCCGCACGCGCGGCGGGCCCTGCTCACCGCGTACGCCGACACCGACGCCGCGATCCAGGCGATCAACGTGGTGGACGTCGACCACTACCTGCTCAAGCCGTGGGACCCGCCGGAGGAGAAGCTGTACCCGGTGATCGACGCTCTGCTCGACGCGTGGCAGGCGACCGGCGACACCGAGCTGCCGGACATCCGGGTGGTGGGCCATCGGTGGAGCGAGCCGTCGTACCAGATCCGGGATTTCCTCGCCCGGAACCTGGTGCCGTACAAATACTTCGGCGCCGACGAGCCGGAGGGCCGCCGCCTGCTGGAGGCGGCGAACGCCGGACCGGAGTCGATTCCGCTGGTGGTGACGGCCGACGGCAAGGCGCTGTCCCAGCCGAGCGTGCAGCAGGTCGCCGAGGCGGCCGGGCTCTCCACCACGCCGGGCCGGGACTTCTACGACCTGATCATCGTGGGCGGCGGGCCGGCCGGTCTGGGCGCTGCCGTCTACGGCGGCTCGGAGGGCCTCAAGACGCTGCTGGTCGAGCGCCGCGCGGTCGGCGGGCAGGCCGGGCAGAGTTCCCGGATCGAGAACTACCTCGGCTTCCCGGACGGGATCTCCGGCGCCCAGCTCACCGAGCGGGCCCGCCGGCAGTCCGACAAGTTCGCCGCGGAGACGCTGAACACCCGGGAGGTCGTCGGCCTGCGGGCGGACGGCTCGGCGCGGACGCTGACCCTCGCCGACGGCCGGGAGATCTCCTCGCACGCGGTGCTGCTCTCGACCGGCGTCTCCTACCGCCCGCTGGTGGCCGAGGGTATCGCCGACCTGACCGGCTCGGGCGTCTTCTACGGCTCGGCGTCGACCGAGGGCCCGGCCTGCGCCGGCACCGACGTCTACATCGTCGGCGGGGCGAACTCGGCGGGTCAGGCCGCGCTCTTCTTCGCCAAGTACGCGCGGAAGGTCACCCTGCTGGTCCGCGGCGACTCGCTGGAGTCGTCGATGTCGTACTACCTCATCCAGCAGCTCGCCCGGATCGAGAACATCGAGGTCCGTACCCGCTGCGAGGTGATCGGCGCGCACGGCGACGGGCACCTGCAGGCGATCACGATCTGCGACAGCAAGGACGGCACGAAGAAGACCGTCGAGTGCGGATACCTCTTCGTGTTCATCGGCGCGGAGCCGCGGACCGACTGGCTCGGGGACACCGTCGCCCGGGACGAGAAGGGCTTCATCCGTACGGGTCCGGATCTCGTGGCGAACGGCGAACGCCCGCGGGGATGGGATCGGGACCGGGATCCGTTCTATCTGGAGAGCAGTGTCCCCGGCATCTTCGCCGCCGGCGACGTCCGGGCCAACTCGATCAAACGGGTGGCCTCGGCGGTCGGCGAGGGAGCGATGGCCGTCGCGCTGGTGCATCGTTACCTGGAGGCGCAGTAG
- a CDS encoding NAD(+)/NADH kinase encodes MGMVKVVGLVLHPRRDCGSAVDTIVNWAADRGVTVLGLPDEITRIACSAVAVSQEEMVERAGLLVSLGGDGTMLRTMRLVEGRKTPVLGVNVGRLGFLAEVDLPDLSDALSAIDEHDFTVETRTAVRTVLPDGRAVTAFNDIALVRVPGHGLAAVGIRVEEHGFVNYAADAVIVSTPTGSTAYSFSAGGPIVSPNVEALIVSAAAAHSSFNRSLVLDTSEKVSLDVLPTSGRLAIEVDGIIEGYAEPGARLDIQPLPGAAQVIRFGRTSFYERARRKLRVEGSAQVGSGDVTDAVVVDSFEQQRYEVVLGGEVAGMLHYRRHGDRIELLHTEVDQAFSGRGLAGRLAAAALADARSRSTPVTATCPFVAGYLERHPELRD; translated from the coding sequence ATGGGGATGGTCAAGGTCGTGGGGCTGGTGCTGCACCCGCGCCGGGACTGCGGTTCGGCAGTCGACACCATCGTGAACTGGGCGGCCGATCGGGGCGTGACGGTGCTCGGCCTGCCGGACGAGATCACCCGGATCGCCTGCAGCGCGGTCGCCGTGTCGCAGGAGGAGATGGTCGAGCGGGCCGGGCTGCTGGTCAGCCTGGGCGGCGACGGCACGATGCTGCGGACGATGCGGCTCGTCGAGGGCCGCAAGACGCCGGTGCTGGGCGTCAACGTGGGCCGGCTCGGGTTCCTCGCCGAGGTGGATCTGCCGGATCTCAGCGACGCGCTCTCCGCGATCGACGAGCACGACTTCACGGTGGAGACGCGCACTGCGGTCCGCACGGTGCTGCCGGACGGCCGCGCGGTGACCGCCTTCAACGACATCGCCCTGGTCCGGGTTCCCGGGCACGGTCTCGCCGCGGTCGGCATCCGGGTGGAGGAGCACGGGTTCGTCAACTACGCCGCCGACGCCGTGATCGTCTCCACGCCGACCGGGTCGACGGCGTACAGCTTCTCGGCCGGCGGCCCGATCGTCTCGCCGAACGTCGAGGCCCTGATCGTCAGCGCGGCCGCGGCACACTCGTCGTTCAACCGCTCGCTGGTGCTGGACACCTCGGAGAAGGTCAGCCTGGACGTGCTGCCGACCAGCGGCCGCCTCGCGATCGAGGTCGACGGCATCATCGAGGGCTACGCCGAGCCCGGCGCCCGCCTCGACATCCAGCCGCTGCCCGGCGCCGCCCAGGTGATCCGGTTCGGCCGCACCTCCTTCTACGAGCGGGCCCGCCGCAAGCTCCGGGTCGAGGGCAGCGCCCAGGTCGGCTCCGGCGACGTCACCGACGCGGTGGTCGTCGACAGCTTCGAGCAGCAGCGCTACGAGGTGGTGCTCGGCGGCGAGGTCGCCGGGATGCTGCACTACCGCCGCCACGGTGACCGGATCGAACTGCTGCACACGGAGGTCGACCAGGCGTTCTCCGGCCGCGGACTGGCCGGTCGCCTGGCCGCCGCGGCACTTGCCGACGCCCGTTCCCGATCCACACCCGTCACTGCGACCTGCCCGTTCGTCGCTGGATATCTAGAACGACACCCCGAGCTGAGGGACTGA
- a CDS encoding nitrate/nitrite transporter has protein sequence MRLRPETRAWAVWSAGLAAYVVAVLHRTSLGVAGLDAQHRFDIGASALASFAVLQLLVYAGLQIPVGMLLDRFGSLRLVLSGALLMAAGQLLMAFSDDVTGAVAARVLVGAGDAMTFISVLRLVPHWFPPRRVPVLTQVTGIVGQIGQVLSAVPLAALLAGPGWTIAFGGAAAAGVFVALVAFAALHDTPQRRVNSGSAVTWQRLGADLSGAWRHPGTRLGLWTHFTTQFTGTVFALMWGVPFLIAGEGLSRGTASTLLIVFVLTGMASGPVLGMLTQRFPLRRSLLVLGIVAVNMGAWALVLAWPGQAPMPLLVLLVVALGLGGPGSMIGFDYARSFNPPSRLGTATGVVNVGGFVASLLSILLIGLVLDARTGGSADYHIDDFRVAMSVQFGVAAIGVLGILRTRRLARRKMEQEDGIVIRPLREALASRFALAGRQG, from the coding sequence ATGCGCCTGCGTCCCGAAACCCGGGCCTGGGCCGTGTGGTCCGCCGGCCTCGCCGCCTACGTCGTCGCCGTCCTGCACCGCACCTCGCTCGGCGTGGCCGGGCTGGACGCGCAGCACCGGTTCGACATCGGCGCGAGCGCGCTCGCCAGCTTCGCGGTTCTCCAGCTGCTGGTCTACGCCGGCCTGCAGATCCCGGTCGGGATGCTGCTCGACCGATTCGGATCGCTGCGGCTGGTGCTCTCCGGCGCGCTCCTGATGGCCGCCGGGCAGCTGCTCATGGCGTTCAGCGACGACGTGACGGGCGCCGTCGCGGCCCGGGTGCTGGTCGGCGCCGGTGATGCGATGACGTTCATCAGCGTGCTGCGACTCGTACCGCACTGGTTCCCGCCCCGGCGTGTCCCGGTGCTCACCCAGGTCACCGGCATCGTGGGCCAGATCGGACAGGTGCTCTCCGCCGTGCCGCTGGCGGCCCTGCTCGCCGGCCCCGGCTGGACCATCGCGTTCGGTGGCGCCGCGGCCGCCGGGGTCTTCGTGGCGCTGGTCGCCTTCGCGGCCCTGCACGACACCCCGCAACGGCGGGTCAACAGCGGCAGCGCGGTCACCTGGCAGCGGCTCGGCGCCGACCTGTCCGGCGCGTGGCGGCACCCCGGCACCCGGCTCGGACTCTGGACCCACTTCACCACCCAGTTCACCGGAACCGTCTTCGCCCTGATGTGGGGCGTGCCGTTCCTGATCGCCGGCGAGGGGCTGAGCCGCGGCACGGCCAGCACCCTGCTGATCGTGTTCGTGCTGACCGGCATGGCCTCCGGCCCGGTGCTCGGCATGCTCACCCAGCGGTTCCCGCTGCGCCGCTCGCTGCTGGTGCTCGGCATCGTCGCCGTGAACATGGGCGCCTGGGCCCTGGTCCTGGCGTGGCCCGGGCAGGCGCCGATGCCGCTGCTCGTGCTGCTGGTGGTGGCGCTCGGCCTCGGCGGCCCCGGGTCGATGATCGGATTCGACTACGCCCGCAGCTTCAACCCGCCCAGCCGGCTCGGCACCGCGACCGGCGTGGTGAACGTCGGCGGCTTCGTGGCGTCGCTGCTCTCCATCCTGTTGATCGGGCTGGTCCTGGACGCCCGTACGGGTGGCAGTGCCGACTATCACATCGACGACTTCCGGGTCGCCATGTCGGTGCAGTTCGGCGTCGCGGCGATCGGTGTCCTCGGCATCCTGCGGACCCGCCGCCTGGCCCGACGCAAGATGGAGCAGGAGGACGGCATCGTGATCCGGCCGCTGCGGGAGGCCCTCGCGTCGCGCTTCGCTCTGGCCGGGCGGCAGGGATAG
- a CDS encoding DinB family protein — protein MNATDILIEAHGRLPELVDTAVRDLTPSQLRWAPKPGANTIGWLVWHLARGQDAQIADLTGAEQVYISGEWAPRFGLKPDPSDHGYGHSPQQVAAVQPENWQALADYYAAVHARTLDYLRGVTPADLDRVIDANWEPPVTLGVRLVSIIDDDVQHAGQAAYVRGLL, from the coding sequence ATGAACGCCACCGACATCCTGATCGAGGCGCACGGCCGCCTTCCCGAACTGGTCGACACCGCCGTCCGCGACCTCACCCCGTCGCAGCTGCGCTGGGCGCCGAAGCCCGGCGCCAACACGATCGGCTGGCTGGTCTGGCACCTGGCCCGCGGTCAGGACGCCCAGATCGCCGACCTGACCGGCGCCGAGCAGGTCTACATCAGCGGCGAGTGGGCGCCCCGGTTCGGCCTGAAGCCGGACCCGTCCGACCACGGTTACGGCCACTCGCCGCAGCAGGTCGCCGCGGTGCAGCCGGAGAACTGGCAGGCGCTCGCCGACTACTACGCGGCGGTGCACGCGCGCACGCTCGACTACCTGCGCGGCGTCACTCCCGCGGACCTGGACCGGGTGATCGACGCGAACTGGGAACCGCCGGTCACCCTCGGCGTCCGCCTGGTGAGCATCATCGACGACGACGTGCAGCACGCGGGGCAGGCCGCCTACGTGCGCGGCCTGCTCTGA
- a CDS encoding ATP-binding protein, which translates to MTTETEEIRLSPCEPGLLTPGELRTLFLFEKLTDEQLTWLAEHGCTMSVPAGGLVLREGDPAESFVVLLTGTVVLTRRVGADEVETNRTEQRGVYMGATQAYLRDDGVPRKYMGSMRALSDSEFFVLSASDFGSLMREWFPMAIHLLEGLAFGMRSSQAAIGERQRLAALGALSAGLMHELNNPAAAAARATGALRQRVAAMRMKLGKLAAGKVAPDRLVALLELQEEVIERAAKAPALTAMQTADLEDELGDWMDDHGITGGWDVAPVFAQGGIDTECLSEIEQRLASAELLDQAIHWIGYALETEQLMTDIEDASGRVSSLVSAAKQYSHVDRAAHQWIDVHGGLDSTLVMLSHKIGEGVRVVKDYDRTLPQVPAHPAELNQVWTNLIDNAVHAMAGQGTLTIRTYREADRVVVSVGDTGPGMPPEVRKRVFEPFFTTKPVGEGTGLGLDISYRIVVNGHGGDISVQSQPGDTEFVVRLPIAEPASA; encoded by the coding sequence ATGACCACCGAAACCGAAGAGATCCGGCTCTCCCCCTGTGAACCGGGCCTGCTCACCCCCGGCGAGCTGCGCACGCTGTTCCTTTTCGAGAAGCTGACCGACGAGCAGCTGACCTGGCTCGCCGAGCACGGCTGCACCATGAGCGTGCCGGCCGGCGGTCTGGTGCTGCGCGAGGGCGACCCGGCCGAGTCGTTCGTCGTGCTGCTCACCGGCACCGTCGTACTCACCCGCCGGGTCGGCGCCGACGAGGTCGAGACGAACCGCACCGAGCAGCGCGGCGTCTACATGGGCGCCACCCAGGCCTACCTTCGCGACGACGGGGTGCCGCGCAAGTACATGGGCTCGATGCGGGCGCTCTCCGACAGCGAGTTCTTCGTGCTGTCCGCGTCCGACTTCGGCTCGCTGATGCGCGAGTGGTTCCCGATGGCGATCCACCTGCTCGAAGGTCTCGCCTTCGGGATGCGCAGCTCGCAGGCGGCGATCGGCGAACGGCAGCGGCTGGCAGCGCTCGGCGCCCTCTCCGCCGGCCTCATGCACGAGCTGAACAACCCGGCGGCGGCAGCGGCCCGGGCCACCGGCGCGCTGCGTCAGCGGGTCGCCGCGATGCGGATGAAACTCGGCAAGCTGGCCGCCGGCAAGGTCGCCCCGGACCGCCTGGTCGCGCTGCTCGAACTCCAGGAGGAGGTCATCGAGCGGGCCGCGAAGGCGCCGGCGCTCACCGCGATGCAGACCGCCGACCTGGAGGACGAGCTCGGCGACTGGATGGACGACCACGGCATCACCGGCGGCTGGGACGTCGCCCCGGTCTTCGCGCAGGGCGGCATCGACACCGAGTGCCTCTCGGAGATCGAGCAGCGCCTCGCCTCCGCTGAACTGCTCGACCAGGCGATCCACTGGATCGGGTACGCGCTGGAGACCGAGCAGCTGATGACCGACATCGAGGACGCGTCCGGCCGGGTGTCGTCGCTGGTGTCGGCCGCCAAGCAGTACTCGCACGTGGACCGTGCCGCACACCAGTGGATCGACGTGCACGGTGGTCTGGACAGCACGCTCGTGATGCTCTCTCACAAGATCGGCGAGGGCGTACGGGTGGTGAAGGACTACGACCGGACGCTCCCGCAGGTCCCGGCCCACCCCGCCGAGCTCAACCAGGTGTGGACGAACCTGATCGACAACGCGGTGCACGCGATGGCGGGGCAGGGGACGCTGACGATCCGGACGTACCGGGAGGCCGACCGGGTGGTGGTGTCGGTCGGCGACACCGGGCCGGGGATGCCGCCCGAGGTGCGCAAACGTGTCTTCGAGCCGTTCTTCACCACGAAGCCGGTGGGCGAGGGGACCGGCCTGGGACTGGACATCTCCTACCGGATCGTGGTGAACGGCCACGGCGGGGACATCTCGGTGCAGTCCCAGCCGGGTGACACGGAGTTCGTGGTGCGGCTGCCGATCGCCGAGCCGGCGTCGGCATAG
- a CDS encoding erythromycin esterase family protein yields the protein MISLDDDLEPLAALVGDARVVAVGESAHHVPQFWELRSRVVRFLVEELGFTVVAVESGFSEGLAVDRWIRGGEGSLAEVAETGMTYRHGRLAEERQFLAMLRELNERGTPVAFAGIDLPGDLASMLPALESLGRYLSTVGDPGAAELLERIHTHAMSYAGPHTVPAFLAYRAMAAADRNELTALLAELSARFDADGPLYRRSSGPAAFAVARHELRLAVLLDQALRAQCAGSLLPNVRDAAMAETTLGLLSRAPLRILSDVVSRGVQDRSRSVSGGGGGGGGGGAGGGGGAAGGGGAGGGDGAGLQASFSGRAGASPRILSDVVPPGVQDRSRSVSGGGGAGVDGTGGGGGAGGGDDVGLQATFSGRAGASPRILSDVVPPGVQDRSRSVSGGGGAGVDGAGGGGDGAGPQASFSGRAGASPRILSDVVPRGVQDRSRSVSGGGAGGGDGGAGSDGAGGGDGAGPQATSSGPAGASPQILSDVVPPDVQDRSRSVVASGEGPRVVLLAANSHLQRVPLRLGEVEVPVLGSHLAEALGDDFVSIAVTAQGGRTPTRRPAPDEPGGVAIVEVELAAPAEGSVEALAAGHPGPVLADLRPLRGTGEGPRRLRVLDSWTEVPVADGFDLVVTLPEIG from the coding sequence GTGATCTCGCTGGACGACGACCTCGAACCGCTTGCCGCTCTCGTCGGGGACGCCCGGGTGGTCGCGGTGGGGGAGTCGGCCCATCACGTCCCGCAGTTCTGGGAGCTGCGCAGCCGGGTGGTGCGCTTCCTCGTGGAGGAACTCGGCTTCACGGTGGTCGCCGTGGAATCCGGGTTCAGCGAGGGTCTCGCGGTGGACCGCTGGATCCGCGGCGGGGAGGGCTCGCTCGCCGAGGTGGCCGAGACGGGCATGACCTACCGGCACGGCCGGCTCGCCGAGGAGCGGCAGTTCCTGGCGATGCTGCGTGAGCTGAACGAGCGGGGCACCCCGGTCGCCTTCGCCGGCATCGACCTGCCCGGCGACCTGGCCTCGATGCTGCCGGCGCTGGAGAGCCTGGGCCGCTACCTCTCGACGGTCGGCGATCCCGGTGCCGCGGAGCTTCTCGAGCGGATTCACACCCACGCCATGTCGTACGCCGGACCGCACACGGTTCCGGCCTTCCTCGCATATCGGGCGATGGCCGCTGCGGATCGCAACGAGCTGACCGCCCTGCTGGCCGAGCTGTCCGCCCGCTTCGACGCCGATGGCCCGCTCTATCGACGCAGCTCCGGCCCCGCGGCGTTCGCTGTCGCCCGGCACGAGTTGCGCCTGGCCGTCCTGCTCGACCAGGCGCTGCGCGCGCAGTGCGCCGGCTCGCTCCTGCCGAACGTCCGCGACGCCGCGATGGCCGAGACGACGCTGGGCCTGTTGTCGAGAGCTCCCCTGCGGATCTTGAGTGATGTTGTGTCTCGGGGTGTGCAGGATCGCTCAAGATCTGTGAGTGGTGGCGGTGGTGGCGGTGGTGGCGGCGGTGCTGGTGGTGGCGGCGGCGCTGCTGGTGGTGGCGGTGCGGGTGGTGGCGACGGTGCGGGGCTTCAGGCGTCTTTCAGTGGCCGGGCCGGTGCTTCCCCGCGGATCTTGAGCGATGTCGTACCTCCGGGTGTGCAGGATCGCTCAAGATCTGTGAGTGGCGGCGGTGGTGCGGGTGTCGACGGTACTGGTGGTGGTGGCGGTGCGGGTGGTGGCGACGATGTGGGGCTTCAGGCGACTTTCAGTGGCCGGGCCGGTGCTTCCCCGCGGATCTTGAGCGATGTCGTACCTCCGGGTGTGCAGGATCGCTCAAGATCTGTGAGTGGCGGCGGTGGTGCGGGTGTCGACGGTGCTGGTGGTGGCGGCGACGGTGCGGGGCCTCAGGCGTCTTTCAGTGGCCGGGCCGGTGCTTCCCCGCGGATCTTGAGCGATGTTGTACCTCGGGGTGTGCAGGATCGCTCAAGATCTGTGAGCGGCGGCGGTGCTGGTGGCGGCGACGGTGGCGCTGGCAGCGACGGTGCGGGTGGTGGCGACGGTGCGGGGCCTCAGGCGACTTCCAGCGGCCCAGCCGGTGCTTCCCCGCAGATCTTGAGCGATGTCGTACCTCCGGACGTGCAGGATCGCTCAAGATCTGTGGTGGCGAGTGGGGAAGGGCCGCGGGTGGTGCTGCTGGCCGCCAACTCGCATCTGCAGCGGGTGCCGTTGCGGCTCGGCGAGGTCGAGGTGCCGGTGCTCGGCAGTCATCTGGCCGAGGCGCTGGGGGACGATTTCGTCAGTATCGCGGTCACCGCTCAGGGCGGGCGTACTCCCACGCGCCGCCCCGCGCCGGACGAACCGGGTGGGGTGGCGATCGTCGAGGTGGAGCTGGCGGCGCCGGCCGAGGGGAGCGTCGAGGCGCTGGCGGCCGGGCATCCGGGTCCCGTGCTGGCCGACCTGCGGCCGCTGCGGGGTACCGGCGAGGGGCCGCGGCGGCTGCGGGTGCTGGACTCGTGGACCGAGGTGCCGGTCGCGGACGGGTTCGACCTCGTCGTCACGCTGCCGGAGATCGGCTGA